Proteins encoded by one window of Pseudomonas sp. PSKL.D1:
- a CDS encoding TolC family outer membrane protein: MHRSCLFACLLGLAAPAGAMDLKQAWDLLQYQGPVYQAAVHEQQAGLENRAIGQAGLLPQINASAYNNKVNGSQRQNGLDRDLDYDSRGANVRLRQPLFNKQKMAEYHQGQQRADYSVAVFDAKTQDAAVRLADSYFNVLLASETIALAKAKLSAFEEQLASAKRRMELGDGTITDIDESAARRDLAEAELIEAQDNLVNARRKLEEYIGETPQSLTTLQPGFATPPLLPGNLQDWLVKAQADSPLIHARRHSYELAEEEVKRARAGHFPTLDFVAGYTAGESQSISELNQRNHYSSIGLEINIPLYSGGSVSALTRQASANSSKALDELDATRQEVITGTTREFRGVQSGALRVRALEKAVASNERSLLSARKGFKEGGTSTNSDVLNAEELLFVARHDLFEAKLRYLMSRLRLASSVGSLGDDDIRLVNDYLGPELVVSN; encoded by the coding sequence ATGCACCGCTCCTGCCTGTTCGCCTGCCTGCTGGGCCTGGCAGCACCCGCCGGCGCCATGGACCTCAAGCAAGCCTGGGACCTGCTGCAGTATCAAGGGCCGGTCTACCAGGCCGCCGTGCACGAGCAACAGGCTGGCCTGGAAAACCGCGCCATCGGCCAGGCCGGCCTGCTGCCGCAGATCAACGCTTCGGCCTACAACAACAAGGTCAACGGCAGCCAGCGCCAGAACGGCCTGGACCGCGACCTGGACTATGACTCGCGCGGCGCCAACGTGCGCCTGCGCCAGCCGTTGTTCAACAAACAGAAAATGGCCGAATACCACCAGGGCCAGCAGCGCGCCGATTACAGCGTGGCCGTGTTCGACGCCAAGACCCAGGACGCAGCCGTACGCCTGGCCGACAGCTACTTCAACGTGCTGCTGGCCAGCGAAACCATTGCCCTGGCCAAAGCCAAGCTCAGCGCCTTCGAAGAACAACTGGCCTCGGCCAAACGGCGCATGGAGTTGGGCGACGGCACCATCACCGACATCGACGAGTCCGCCGCTCGCCGTGACCTGGCCGAGGCCGAACTGATCGAAGCGCAGGACAACCTGGTCAATGCCCGGCGCAAGCTGGAGGAATACATCGGTGAAACGCCGCAGTCACTGACCACGCTGCAACCCGGTTTCGCCACCCCGCCGCTGCTGCCCGGCAACCTGCAGGACTGGCTGGTGAAAGCCCAGGCCGACAGCCCGCTGATTCATGCCCGGCGGCACAGTTATGAGCTTGCAGAAGAAGAAGTGAAACGCGCCCGGGCCGGGCACTTTCCGACCCTGGATTTTGTGGCGGGGTATACCGCAGGCGAAAGCCAGTCGATTTCCGAGTTGAACCAGCGCAACCATTACAGCTCGATCGGGCTGGAGATCAACATTCCGCTGTACAGCGGCGGCAGTGTCAGCGCCCTGACCCGGCAGGCCAGTGCCAACAGTTCCAAAGCCCTGGACGAGCTCGATGCCACCCGCCAGGAGGTCATTACGGGCACAACCCGCGAGTTTCGCGGCGTGCAGAGCGGCGCCTTGCGTGTGCGGGCGCTGGAAAAGGCAGTGGCGTCCAACGAGCGCTCGTTGCTGTCGGCTCGCAAGGGGTTCAAGGAAGGCGGCACCAGCACCAATTCCGATGTGCTCAATGCCGAAGAACTGTTGTTCGTGGCGCGGCATGATTTGTTCGAGGCCAAGCTGCGGTATTTGATGTCGCGGCTACGGCTGGCCTCGTCGGTGGGGAGTTTGGGGGATGATGATATCCGGCTGGTCAATGATTACCTGGGGCCGGAGTTGGTGGTGAGCAATTAG
- a CDS encoding type I secretion system permease/ATPase produces the protein MHTLPRTRSELADTLFHLRRTFYALAAFSGVINVMMLTPSVYMLQVYDRALVSRNVTTLTMLTFLVVGLFLLMSALEWVRSRVMVRVGNRLDMGLNQRIFSAAFERNLSRAGGNPAQALNDLAQVRQFLTGNGLFAFFDAPWTPIYLLVSYLIHPLLGLVTLIGSLILVGLAYLTEKATQKPLGEANQAALASANYANNNLRNAEVIVAMGMLPAISKRWYQSHLRILQMQTLASDRAAIISSTGRFVRITLQSLILGTGALLAIEGKITPGMMIACSILTGRALGPVEQVIASWKQLLGCRSAWGRLNELLQDYPRRPPSMALQRPVGGLAVENVFAGAPGANNTIVRGVSFTIAPGESLGIIGPSASGKSTLARLLVGVWPTQAGKVRLDGADIFTWNKAELGPWLGYLPQDVELFEGSIADNIARFGEVDSDAVIRAAKVTGVHEMILRLPHGYDTRLGTDGSPLSGGQKQRIALARALYGEPSLIVLDEPNANLDDLGEKALVDALAELKARGTTVILISHRPNVLCAVDNVLMLRDGGVQMLGSRDEVFAALRKASVIPAGAAAPLAAVKVRE, from the coding sequence ATGCACACGCTGCCACGTACCCGCTCCGAACTTGCCGACACACTGTTTCACCTGCGTCGCACCTTCTATGCCCTTGCTGCCTTCAGCGGGGTCATAAACGTCATGATGTTGACGCCTTCGGTGTACATGCTGCAGGTGTATGACCGTGCGCTGGTGAGCCGTAACGTCACCACCTTGACCATGCTCACCTTCCTGGTGGTGGGCCTGTTCCTGCTGATGTCGGCACTTGAGTGGGTGCGCAGCCGGGTGATGGTGCGGGTGGGCAACCGCCTCGACATGGGCTTGAACCAGCGCATCTTCAGCGCGGCGTTCGAGCGCAACCTGAGCCGCGCTGGCGGCAACCCGGCGCAGGCACTCAACGACCTGGCGCAGGTGCGGCAGTTTCTGACCGGCAATGGCCTGTTTGCCTTCTTCGACGCCCCCTGGACGCCGATCTACCTGCTGGTTTCCTACCTGATTCACCCGCTGCTGGGCCTGGTGACCCTGATCGGCTCACTCATTCTCGTGGGCCTGGCCTACCTGACCGAAAAGGCCACGCAAAAGCCGCTGGGCGAGGCCAACCAGGCCGCCCTGGCGTCGGCCAACTACGCCAACAACAACCTGCGCAATGCCGAAGTGATCGTGGCCATGGGCATGCTGCCAGCCATCAGCAAGCGCTGGTACCAGAGCCATTTGCGCATCCTGCAGATGCAAACCCTGGCCTCTGACCGCGCGGCGATCATCAGCAGCACCGGCCGCTTCGTGCGCATTACCCTGCAGTCGCTGATTCTGGGCACCGGCGCGCTGCTGGCGATCGAGGGCAAGATCACGCCCGGCATGATGATCGCGTGCTCAATCCTGACAGGCCGCGCACTGGGGCCGGTGGAGCAAGTGATCGCCTCTTGGAAGCAACTGTTGGGCTGCCGTTCGGCCTGGGGCCGGCTCAATGAATTGCTGCAGGATTACCCGCGCCGCCCGCCCAGCATGGCGCTGCAACGGCCCGTTGGCGGGTTGGCGGTGGAGAACGTGTTCGCCGGCGCGCCTGGCGCCAACAACACCATCGTACGTGGCGTCAGCTTTACCATTGCGCCAGGTGAAAGCCTGGGCATCATCGGCCCGTCCGCCTCCGGCAAGTCCACCCTCGCCCGCTTGCTGGTGGGCGTATGGCCCACCCAGGCCGGCAAGGTGCGGCTGGACGGCGCCGACATCTTCACCTGGAACAAGGCCGAACTTGGCCCTTGGCTCGGCTACCTGCCCCAGGACGTGGAACTGTTCGAAGGCAGCATTGCCGACAACATTGCCCGCTTTGGCGAGGTAGACAGCGACGCGGTCATCCGCGCTGCCAAGGTTACCGGCGTGCACGAGATGATTTTGCGCCTGCCACACGGTTACGACACGCGCCTGGGCACCGATGGCAGCCCACTGTCCGGTGGCCAGAAGCAGCGCATTGCCCTGGCCCGCGCACTGTATGGCGAACCCAGCCTGATCGTGCTCGATGAACCCAATGCCAACCTCGACGACCTCGGTGAAAAAGCCCTGGTCGATGCCTTGGCCGAACTGAAGGCCCGTGGCACCACGGTCATACTGATTTCCCATCGCCCCAATGTGCTGTGCGCCGTCGACAACGTGCTGATGCTGCGCGACGGCGGCGTGCAGATGCTCGGCAGCCGCGATGAGGTGTTTGCCGCACTGCGCAAGGCCAGTGTGATCCCCGCCGGCGCCGCCGCGCCGCTGGCCGCCGTGAAAGTACGGGAGTAG
- a CDS encoding HlyD family type I secretion periplasmic adaptor subunit has protein sequence MHTEMIPADAKGLIDLDTGKPARAGLWLMLAGFGGFLLWSWLAPLDAGIVATGTVKVTSNRKAVQHLTGGTVEAILVREGDVVKKGQPVVRLDALHAVAEQGAVSAQYIVSKTVHNRLEAERDDQKTITFDPELLERYADDPRLQAAMDLQQRLLDTRRAGLAGEINILEENLSASTTQLKGLQQVYGARSTQLGFLNQELKGTRTLAAEGYVPRNRLLELERSNADLSAGQAENLNNIARARSQATEIKLRILQRQHDYLKEVESQLTDTAKENTTLADRLRALDYEVNHTVIRSPIDGMVQALSIATVGGIIQPGARIMEVVPLDEPLQVDAMIPVQAIDKMVPGLAVDLAFPAFNHAHTPNIPGRVKTVSADRLMDEESKQPFYLAQVEVTPEGMDLLGSNHIRPGMPATVTIKTGERNLLSYLLKPMLERVDSAFKEQ, from the coding sequence ATGCACACCGAGATGATCCCCGCCGATGCCAAGGGCCTGATCGACCTGGACACCGGCAAACCCGCCCGGGCCGGCCTGTGGCTGATGCTGGCCGGCTTTGGCGGCTTTTTGCTGTGGTCCTGGCTGGCGCCGCTGGATGCCGGCATCGTCGCCACCGGCACGGTGAAGGTCACCAGCAACCGCAAGGCGGTGCAGCACCTCACCGGCGGCACCGTGGAAGCCATCCTGGTGCGCGAAGGCGATGTGGTGAAAAAGGGCCAGCCGGTGGTACGCCTGGATGCCCTGCACGCGGTGGCCGAGCAAGGCGCCGTCAGCGCCCAGTACATTGTCAGCAAGACCGTGCACAACCGCCTGGAGGCCGAACGGGACGACCAGAAGACCATCACCTTCGACCCCGAACTGCTCGAACGCTACGCCGACGACCCCCGGCTGCAAGCCGCCATGGACCTGCAACAACGCCTGCTGGACACCCGCCGCGCCGGGCTGGCGGGCGAAATCAACATCCTTGAAGAAAACCTCAGCGCCTCCACCACGCAGCTCAAGGGCCTGCAACAGGTGTATGGCGCCCGCTCCACACAGCTGGGCTTTCTCAATCAGGAACTCAAAGGCACCCGCACGCTGGCCGCTGAAGGCTACGTGCCGCGCAACCGCCTGCTGGAACTGGAGCGCAGTAACGCCGACCTGTCTGCCGGCCAGGCCGAAAACCTCAACAACATCGCACGCGCCCGCAGCCAGGCCACCGAGATCAAACTGCGCATCCTGCAGCGCCAGCACGACTACCTGAAGGAAGTGGAATCCCAGCTCACCGACACCGCCAAGGAAAACACCACCCTGGCCGACCGCCTGAGGGCGCTGGATTACGAGGTGAACCACACCGTCATTCGCTCGCCCATCGATGGCATGGTCCAGGCCCTGAGCATCGCTACCGTCGGCGGCATCATCCAGCCTGGCGCGCGCATCATGGAAGTGGTGCCCCTGGACGAGCCGCTGCAAGTCGACGCCATGATCCCGGTGCAGGCCATCGACAAGATGGTGCCGGGCCTGGCCGTGGACCTGGCCTTCCCGGCATTCAACCACGCGCACACCCCCAACATCCCCGGCCGGGTCAAGACCGTTTCCGCCGACCGCCTGATGGATGAAGAAAGCAAGCAACCGTTCTACCTGGCGCAAGTGGAAGTGACCCCCGAGGGCATGGACCTGCTCGGCAGCAACCACATCCGCCCGGGCATGCCGGCCACCGTCACCATCAAGACCGGTGAGCGCAACCTGCTCAGCTACCTGCTCAAACCCATGCTGGAACGCGTCGACAGCGCGTTCAAGGAGCAATGA
- the tenA gene encoding thiaminase II, producing the protein MDIFQRLKTAAAPQWASYVDHEFVRQMGEGTLPEAAFRVYLVQDYLFLIQFARAYALAAYKSRLPSDIRAAQAGLAAILDETELHLRLCARWGLSKADIEAAPEHQATVAYTRYVLDCGAAGDLLELHAALAPCVIGYAEIGSRLAGQIGDLSGHPYREWIGEYAGAAYQGVAAAAREHLDVLAARSMTEQRFVELAGIFGQASKLEADFWQMGLAQGL; encoded by the coding sequence ATGGATATCTTCCAGCGTTTGAAAACCGCCGCCGCGCCGCAGTGGGCCAGCTACGTCGACCATGAATTCGTGCGGCAGATGGGCGAGGGTACCTTGCCCGAAGCTGCCTTTCGTGTGTACCTGGTGCAGGATTACCTGTTCCTGATCCAGTTCGCCCGTGCCTACGCGCTGGCGGCCTACAAGAGCCGCCTGCCGTCGGACATCCGCGCGGCCCAGGCGGGGCTGGCGGCGATTCTGGACGAAACCGAACTGCACCTGCGCCTGTGCGCCCGCTGGGGGCTGAGCAAGGCGGATATCGAGGCGGCACCCGAGCACCAGGCTACGGTGGCCTACACCCGTTATGTACTCGACTGCGGCGCGGCAGGTGACCTGCTGGAGCTGCATGCAGCGCTGGCCCCCTGTGTGATTGGCTATGCCGAGATCGGCAGCCGGCTGGCGGGGCAGATTGGCGATTTGAGCGGGCACCCGTATCGGGAATGGATTGGCGAGTATGCCGGGGCGGCGTATCAGGGCGTGGCGGCGGCGGCGCGTGAGCACCTGGATGTGCTGGCGGCGCGTAGCATGACCGAGCAGCGCTTTGTGGAGCTGGCGGGGATTTTTGGGCAGGCGTCGAAGCTGGAGGCGGACTTCTGGCAGATGGGGTTGGCGCAAGGTTTGTAA
- a CDS encoding TenA family protein, with the protein MTERFTETLRRQSLATWDAAVGHRFVRELCDGSVADPVMIRYLVQDHRFLDSFLTLLGAAIATADTFEARLRFGRFAGMISSDENTYFLRAFEALDVSPVQRTEPADTVPTAGFKAIMREAAATRSYAAALAVLNVAEGLYLDWATRAPKPLPASFVHAEWITLHDNPAFSEFVGFLQSELDRVGPQEAALSSDFFARTVALELAFFDAVYDEAA; encoded by the coding sequence ATGACCGAACGCTTCACCGAAACCCTTCGCCGCCAAAGCCTGGCCACCTGGGACGCCGCCGTTGGCCACCGTTTTGTCCGCGAGCTGTGCGATGGCAGCGTGGCCGACCCGGTCATGATTCGCTACCTGGTGCAGGATCACCGCTTTCTCGACAGCTTCCTGACCCTGCTCGGCGCAGCCATCGCCACCGCCGACACCTTCGAAGCCCGCCTGCGTTTCGGCCGCTTTGCCGGGATGATTTCCAGCGACGAGAACACCTACTTCCTGCGCGCCTTCGAGGCGCTGGATGTCAGCCCCGTGCAGCGCACCGAACCCGCAGACACTGTGCCTACCGCGGGCTTCAAGGCGATCATGCGCGAAGCTGCCGCCACGCGCTCCTACGCCGCTGCGCTGGCCGTACTCAACGTCGCCGAAGGCCTGTACCTGGACTGGGCAACCCGAGCACCCAAACCACTGCCAGCCAGCTTCGTTCACGCCGAATGGATTACCTTGCATGACAACCCTGCCTTTAGCGAATTCGTCGGGTTCCTGCAAAGCGAGCTGGACCGCGTGGGGCCGCAAGAGGCCGCGCTGAGCAGCGACTTCTTTGCCCGCACTGTGGCGCTGGAGCTGGCCTTCTTCGACGCTGTGTACGACGAGGCGGCGTAA